The following are from one region of the Paenibacillus sp. JZ16 genome:
- a CDS encoding DUF2268 domain-containing protein: MNIKSLRSDHIYQKVAQASPEEKLEMFRNEMMAPFMKQWQIQQIPFKAEEANGFDVLTFNSMMHRSPDQITPQISAEIELISSESFWLECEHAVKKSLHLFAEHEINLPVTDYLFTIQLGNPESRALVINEGYSGFGGIPGFIWGTLLPNEYTIPRMKASLAHECNHNVRYQFIQWDHTVNLGELIVSEGLAENYATFMFGEELLGPWVTKTNAETLNTRIKPVLREKLQLTGFDQFAPYLYGDEIAKLQNFTPVNMPYSAGYACGYHLIQYYLRKTGRTIFEATITPAAQILDEVKEFWNEETMISC; this comes from the coding sequence ATGAATATTAAATCACTGCGCTCAGATCATATTTATCAAAAAGTTGCTCAAGCTTCGCCCGAGGAAAAGCTTGAAATGTTCAGAAACGAAATGATGGCTCCCTTTATGAAACAATGGCAGATTCAACAGATTCCTTTTAAAGCTGAAGAGGCGAATGGTTTTGACGTTCTTACGTTTAATAGTATGATGCATCGATCCCCAGATCAGATTACCCCTCAGATTTCGGCAGAGATCGAGCTGATTTCGTCCGAATCATTTTGGTTAGAGTGTGAGCATGCTGTGAAGAAAAGCTTGCATCTATTTGCAGAGCATGAAATTAACCTCCCTGTAACCGACTATTTGTTTACGATTCAACTAGGGAATCCGGAAAGCCGTGCTTTAGTAATAAACGAAGGTTATAGCGGCTTTGGGGGCATTCCCGGGTTTATCTGGGGTACACTCTTGCCAAATGAGTACACGATTCCTCGAATGAAGGCTTCGCTGGCGCACGAATGCAACCATAATGTACGTTATCAATTTATTCAGTGGGATCACACCGTTAATTTGGGCGAGCTCATTGTAAGTGAAGGATTAGCTGAGAACTATGCTACGTTCATGTTTGGAGAAGAATTGCTCGGTCCCTGGGTAACGAAAACTAACGCAGAAACGCTTAACACACGCATAAAACCTGTGCTTAGAGAGAAATTGCAATTAACGGGGTTTGATCAATTTGCTCCTTATCTTTACGGTGACGAGATCGCAAAACTTCAAAACTTTACACCGGTCAACATGCCTTATAGCGCCGGATACGCTTGCGGATATCATTTAATCCAATATTATTTACGAAAAACAGGAAGAACGATTTTCGAGGCCACAATAACGCCTGCTGCTCAAATCCTAGACGAAGTAAAAGAATTTTGGAATGAAGAAACCATGATTAGCTGTTAA
- a CDS encoding ABC transporter permease produces MNARNLSTRLASINPVSILLYGLIVWFVIAFLIYPNLNIYGEIFMKDGKFTLEAAEKLLSSERAMRSLYNSFILAFSLVITVNVVGITLVLISEYFDIKGAKILRLGYFTTLIYSGVVLVSGYKFVYGEEGFMTKLLVQLFPSFNTTWFHGYWAVLFVMTFACTSNHFLFLSNAIRKIDFQTVEAARNMGASTWYILRRVVLPVLKPTIYALTILTFLTGLAATSAPLILGGKEFQTITPMILTFSRSMTSRDLAALLALILGVATLVLLTVMIRFERKGNFMSVSKVKSELVKQNIRSKSGNLAAHILAYGLFVLYIVPVVLIIIFSFTDAASISTATLNLNSFTLDNYIQVFSSMSAFKPYLVSILYAAAASVIVVALALVASRILHKYKNKWALALEYALLIPWILPSTLIAIGLIVTFNTPKLMIGNTVLVGTVWMLLIAYVIIHIPFTLRMVKASFFSLDSNLEDAARNLGAKPFYTFRKVLLPIILPSTLAVLALNFNGILADYDVTVFLYHPLYQPLGIVIKNSTDAQALADTKALTLVYSVILMIMSSVTLYFVYGRNSRS; encoded by the coding sequence ATGAATGCCCGGAACCTGAGCACCCGGCTGGCTTCCATAAACCCTGTCTCGATCCTTTTATACGGGTTGATTGTCTGGTTTGTCATTGCCTTTCTGATTTATCCGAACTTGAATATTTACGGCGAAATTTTCATGAAGGACGGCAAATTTACGCTGGAAGCGGCAGAGAAGCTGCTGTCGTCCGAACGCGCGATGCGAAGTTTATATAACAGCTTTATTCTCGCTTTTTCCCTAGTTATTACGGTAAATGTGGTGGGGATTACGCTGGTTTTGATTTCGGAATATTTCGATATCAAAGGCGCGAAGATTTTGCGATTGGGTTATTTTACGACCCTGATTTACAGCGGAGTCGTGCTGGTGTCCGGCTATAAATTCGTCTATGGCGAAGAGGGGTTTATGACCAAGCTCCTGGTTCAATTATTCCCTTCTTTTAATACGACATGGTTTCACGGCTACTGGGCGGTTCTATTCGTCATGACGTTCGCCTGCACGTCCAACCACTTCCTGTTCCTGAGCAATGCGATTCGCAAAATCGACTTTCAAACGGTGGAGGCCGCGAGAAATATGGGGGCGTCTACTTGGTATATCCTCCGGCGGGTCGTGCTCCCGGTCCTGAAACCTACGATCTATGCGCTGACGATTCTGACTTTTCTCACCGGCCTGGCTGCCACGTCCGCGCCGCTTATCCTCGGAGGCAAGGAATTCCAGACGATTACGCCGATGATTCTGACGTTCTCGAGAAGCATGACGTCAAGAGATTTGGCTGCGCTGCTGGCCCTTATTCTCGGAGTGGCCACACTGGTGTTGTTGACCGTGATGATCCGGTTCGAACGTAAAGGCAACTTCATGTCGGTCTCCAAAGTCAAATCGGAGCTGGTCAAACAAAATATCCGCAGCAAATCCGGGAATTTAGCCGCTCATATTTTGGCTTACGGCCTGTTTGTTCTCTACATCGTTCCGGTTGTGCTGATCATCATCTTTTCGTTCACCGATGCGGCCAGTATCTCTACCGCCACGTTGAATTTGAACAGCTTCACGTTGGATAATTACATTCAAGTATTTTCATCCATGTCGGCATTCAAGCCTTATCTCGTAAGTATTCTATATGCCGCAGCTGCCTCGGTCATTGTTGTCGCATTGGCGCTGGTTGCGTCAAGGATATTGCATAAATATAAGAACAAGTGGGCGCTTGCCCTGGAATACGCATTGCTGATTCCGTGGATTCTGCCGTCAACGCTGATTGCGATCGGACTGATCGTAACCTTTAACACGCCGAAGCTGATGATCGGGAATACGGTGCTGGTTGGCACGGTCTGGATGCTTCTGATTGCGTATGTCATCATCCATATTCCTTTTACCCTGCGAATGGTCAAGGCCTCCTTCTTCAGCTTGGACAGCAATTTGGAAGACGCTGCAAGGAATTTGGGTGCCAAACCGTTTTATACGTTCAGAAAAGTATTGCTGCCGATCATTCTGCCATCGACGCTAGCTGTTCTTGCCTTGAATTTCAACGGAATTTTGGCCGATTATGACGTAACCGTGTTCCTCTATCATCCTTTGTATCAGCCGTTAGGAATCGTCATCAAGAACAGCACGGATGCTCAGGCGCTAGCAGATACCAAAGCGTTGACCTTGGTTTATTCGGTGATATTGATGATCATGTCATCCGTTACTTTATATTTCGTATATGGAAGAAACAGCAGATCTTGA
- a CDS encoding ABC transporter ATP-binding protein — MITFQNVDIKFGEFHAVKNLNLHIREGEFFTFLGPSGCGKTTTLRSLVGFIMPTSGQILLKDADITRLPIEKREIGMVFQSYALFPTMNVYENIAFGLRVKKLPKAELDQKVRDIARKVDLKDDQLFKKVSELSGGQQQRVAIARALVLKPSILVLDEPLSNLDAKLRVQLRNELKQLQKKFGITTIYVTHDQEEALTLSDRIGVFNHGVLEQVGTPMEVYNQSQTEFVCNFIGDINRIDPRMVENSRLNDVVQPGNIAYIRNEKVSLQPLQGIDTVQLKGKIADREFYGLYSKYVLEIAGGGRLKTIEIESRLVHHEVGDDVDIYLPTRDILQYPMREGEA, encoded by the coding sequence ATGATTACATTCCAGAACGTTGATATTAAATTCGGTGAATTTCATGCGGTCAAAAACCTTAATTTGCATATTCGGGAGGGGGAATTCTTCACGTTCCTTGGTCCTTCGGGTTGCGGGAAGACGACGACCCTTCGCAGTCTGGTCGGGTTTATTATGCCTACGAGCGGACAGATCCTGCTGAAAGACGCCGACATTACCCGTTTGCCGATCGAAAAAAGAGAGATCGGGATGGTATTTCAAAGCTATGCGCTCTTTCCAACGATGAATGTGTACGAGAATATCGCTTTTGGCTTGCGAGTCAAGAAATTACCCAAGGCGGAATTGGATCAGAAGGTTCGGGACATTGCCCGGAAGGTTGATTTGAAAGATGATCAGCTGTTCAAGAAGGTATCGGAACTATCCGGCGGCCAGCAGCAGCGCGTTGCGATTGCCAGGGCGCTGGTTTTGAAGCCGAGCATCTTGGTACTGGACGAACCTTTATCCAACTTGGACGCCAAGCTGCGGGTACAGCTGCGCAATGAGCTGAAACAATTGCAGAAGAAATTCGGGATCACAACGATATATGTCACGCACGACCAGGAAGAAGCGTTAACGCTGTCCGACCGGATCGGAGTATTCAATCATGGAGTCCTGGAGCAAGTGGGCACGCCCATGGAAGTTTACAATCAATCCCAAACGGAGTTTGTGTGCAATTTCATCGGAGATATTAACCGGATCGATCCGCGAATGGTAGAGAACAGCCGGTTGAATGATGTTGTTCAGCCGGGGAATATCGCCTATATCCGCAACGAGAAGGTAAGTCTGCAGCCCCTGCAGGGTATCGATACGGTCCAATTGAAAGGCAAGATTGCGGACCGGGAATTTTACGGTTTATACAGCAAGTACGTATTGGAGATTGCCGGCGGCGGACGGTTAAAGACCATCGAAATAGAAAGCAGGCTCGTCCATCATGAGGTCGGCGACGATGTTGACATCTACCTCCCGACCCGCGATATTTTGCAATATCCGATGAGGGAGGGCGAAGCATGA
- a CDS encoding extracellular solute-binding protein yields the protein MRKLSMALLLIMCVIVSACGGGSNAGNANGGTSESGAPAGTPASTESSSTESDQNEKLIVYTNANSDGRGEWLIEKAKGAGFDIEIVGAGGADLTNRLIAEKNNPIADVVYGLNNMLYENLKKEDALAKFVPSWAGDVEQGLNDPEGYYHGLVKQAILLGYNPNEFTADTAPKDWTDLYKNDAYKGKYEAPTLLGQNTPRLIVAGILTRFQDPNGDLGISEEGWNEIQQLYDNGVSAVEGEDFYANLASGKTPLGALVSGTLQQKEEQYNVKAGIVSPEIGVPMVVEHAAIVNGTKKQATAERFVEWLGSSEVQGGFAAEFNAMPANTKAVEQANESVKELFTSLKPQDFDWAFIAENMDLWAEKIELEIMH from the coding sequence ATGAGAAAACTTTCAATGGCACTACTTCTCATTATGTGTGTGATTGTTTCGGCTTGCGGAGGCGGCAGCAATGCCGGCAATGCAAACGGTGGCACTTCGGAGTCCGGAGCGCCGGCCGGAACACCGGCTTCAACGGAATCGTCGTCTACGGAATCAGACCAGAATGAAAAGCTGATCGTGTACACGAACGCGAACTCTGACGGCCGCGGCGAATGGCTGATCGAGAAAGCGAAAGGTGCTGGATTTGACATCGAAATTGTCGGAGCGGGCGGCGCCGACTTGACGAACCGCTTGATTGCCGAGAAGAACAACCCGATCGCGGACGTCGTATACGGCTTGAATAATATGCTTTATGAGAATTTGAAAAAGGAAGACGCTCTGGCTAAGTTTGTTCCAAGCTGGGCCGGTGATGTTGAGCAGGGTTTAAATGATCCGGAAGGCTACTATCATGGTCTTGTGAAGCAAGCGATTCTCCTTGGTTATAACCCGAACGAATTCACGGCCGATACCGCGCCAAAAGACTGGACGGATCTTTATAAGAACGATGCGTACAAAGGGAAGTACGAAGCTCCTACGCTGCTTGGACAAAATACGCCTCGCCTTATTGTAGCGGGGATTCTGACCCGCTTCCAAGATCCGAATGGTGATCTCGGCATATCCGAGGAAGGCTGGAATGAAATTCAGCAATTGTATGACAACGGCGTCAGCGCAGTCGAGGGCGAAGATTTCTATGCCAATTTGGCCAGCGGTAAAACGCCGCTAGGAGCGCTCGTCTCCGGAACCCTGCAGCAGAAGGAAGAGCAATATAACGTGAAAGCAGGCATTGTCAGTCCGGAAATCGGCGTACCTATGGTCGTGGAACATGCGGCAATCGTGAACGGAACGAAGAAGCAGGCAACGGCGGAGCGGTTCGTGGAATGGCTCGGATCCAGCGAAGTTCAAGGGGGATTTGCGGCTGAGTTCAATGCCATGCCGGCAAATACGAAAGCGGTTGAGCAAGCCAATGAGTCCGTCAAGGAGCTGTTTACTTCATTAAAACCACAAGATTTCGATTGGGCTTTTATTGCTGAAAACATGGATCTGTGGGCGGAGAAAATCGAGTTGGAGATTATGCATTAA
- a CDS encoding MBL fold metallo-hydrolase codes for MKIHFLGTAAAEGFPNAFCRCEHCTKARELGGKNIRTRTSAIMDDVIKFDYSPDSYMQALRDNIDLGAIEHLLVTHSHSDHFNAADLECRREGIAHGLQHPMHIYGNGTVMHHTRAAIGRFEGQRYQFHLLRPYETFAMGDARVTPLLADHDRMETCLLYVIEKEGKKLLYGHDSGWFPDATWAWLKGKNLDCAILDCTHGYTGNARDRNHMCVETVLEVQREFKKENILKPEGQIIVTHFSHNSKLLHEDFVRIFSPAGIVPAYDGLIINI; via the coding sequence TTGAAAATTCACTTTCTAGGAACCGCAGCCGCAGAGGGCTTTCCCAATGCATTTTGCCGCTGCGAGCATTGTACCAAGGCACGGGAGCTTGGTGGAAAAAATATCCGTACACGAACTTCGGCCATCATGGACGATGTCATCAAATTTGACTATTCCCCGGATTCCTATATGCAGGCGCTGCGGGACAATATCGATCTGGGGGCAATCGAGCACCTGCTCGTCACGCATTCGCATTCGGACCATTTCAATGCTGCGGATCTGGAATGCCGCAGGGAAGGGATTGCGCACGGCCTCCAGCATCCGATGCACATCTATGGGAATGGTACCGTGATGCATCACACGCGTGCCGCCATCGGCCGCTTTGAAGGTCAAAGGTATCAATTCCATCTGTTGCGCCCGTATGAGACCTTTGCTATGGGCGATGCAAGGGTAACGCCATTGTTGGCCGATCATGACCGGATGGAAACCTGTCTATTATACGTGATCGAAAAGGAAGGGAAAAAACTGCTGTACGGGCATGATTCGGGCTGGTTCCCGGATGCGACTTGGGCATGGTTAAAGGGCAAAAACCTGGATTGCGCCATCCTCGACTGCACGCATGGTTATACAGGGAATGCCCGCGACCGCAATCATATGTGCGTGGAAACGGTGCTGGAAGTCCAGCGCGAGTTCAAAAAAGAAAATATCCTGAAGCCTGAAGGCCAAATCATCGTCACACATTTCAGCCATAATTCCAAGCTGCTACATGAGGATTTTGTCCGTATCTTCAGCCCCGCCGGAATTGTACCGGCATATGACGGGTTGATCATCAACATTTAA
- a CDS encoding GntR family transcriptional regulator, with the protein MKDVRLIKQNQLYHRVADQVIEIIKSRRLRPHDPVPSEGELAKLFGVSRMTSKLALQKLAEQGLVYRLPRRGTFLAQPQEGLMVDSGISTQGTVAAPDVERPFGQIALILPHLSDYTSRIIAAAEAEVRKHGCDLILKMTKDCDDEDLCLERLAEGGITGIILFPQGRKTCSDQVLRLKLRKLPLVIIDRIFHEVEIDCVYHDHYMGSYQMTKYLIEKGHREVGYTSNAIDHITSRKERYQGYIQALLDHKIPVKYQNIHFRSVACDTRRINELDPEQERFIQDNPRMTAIMCGDDHVAISTIHTALQMDIPVPEKLSIVGFSDIQLAAYIPTPLTTVRQDTEKLARSAVDLLMKRVGNSNENPITIKIQTSIVERQSVLSRT; encoded by the coding sequence ATGAAAGATGTACGTTTGATTAAACAGAATCAATTATATCACCGGGTGGCTGATCAGGTGATCGAGATCATTAAGAGCCGCAGGCTGCGGCCCCATGATCCGGTTCCATCCGAAGGAGAGCTTGCCAAGCTGTTCGGCGTGAGCCGAATGACAAGCAAGCTGGCGCTTCAAAAGCTGGCCGAACAGGGATTGGTGTACCGCCTGCCCCGAAGAGGGACCTTCCTTGCCCAGCCTCAAGAAGGATTGATGGTCGATTCAGGGATTTCTACCCAGGGCACCGTGGCGGCGCCGGACGTGGAGAGGCCGTTCGGACAGATCGCGCTCATCTTGCCCCATTTGTCCGATTACACTTCCAGGATTATCGCCGCCGCCGAGGCTGAAGTGCGAAAGCACGGGTGCGACCTCATTCTGAAAATGACGAAGGATTGCGACGATGAGGATCTCTGTCTGGAGAGGTTGGCCGAAGGAGGAATTACCGGTATCATTCTGTTTCCCCAGGGGCGGAAGACCTGCAGCGATCAAGTATTGCGATTAAAGCTTCGCAAACTGCCGCTGGTGATCATCGACCGTATTTTTCATGAAGTGGAGATCGATTGCGTGTATCACGACCACTATATGGGCTCTTATCAAATGACCAAGTATTTGATCGAGAAGGGGCACCGGGAAGTCGGATACACTTCGAACGCGATCGATCATATCACAAGCAGGAAGGAGCGGTACCAAGGCTATATCCAAGCGCTGCTCGACCATAAAATTCCGGTCAAGTACCAGAACATTCATTTTCGAAGCGTCGCTTGCGATACCAGACGCATTAATGAGCTCGATCCGGAGCAGGAGCGGTTTATTCAGGACAACCCCCGGATGACGGCCATCATGTGCGGGGATGACCATGTCGCCATCTCGACCATTCATACCGCATTGCAGATGGATATTCCGGTTCCTGAAAAGCTGTCCATCGTCGGCTTCTCCGATATCCAGTTAGCGGCATATATTCCAACCCCGCTTACGACGGTTCGACAAGATACCGAGAAGCTTGCTCGATCGGCCGTTGATTTGCTGATGAAACGCGTTGGCAACTCCAACGAGAATCCAATCACCATTAAAATTCAAACATCGATTGTAGAACGACAATCCGTTCTGTCCAGGACCTAA
- a CDS encoding sugar phosphate isomerase/epimerase, translating to MMELQLFHAFWGMEGTLREKFERAYMNGYQGIETGLPNDADKNEFMELLQEFKLLYIPQIFTYGNHKEVYHEQLESALEFSPIFVNSHTGKDYFSEEEQDSLFEFALSMEKKLGVDVAHVTHRGRAMFTPRATVKLLKKFPELKITADFSHFTCVCESLLHDQEEDMAFMIRRTQHTHGRVGYVNGTQVPHPAAPEYGEELARFEGWWEQIWAHCSQAGKPYFTVTPEFGPVSYMPRIPFTGEPVADLFEINHWIADRFRQKYS from the coding sequence ATGATGGAGCTGCAATTATTTCATGCTTTTTGGGGCATGGAGGGGACATTAAGAGAGAAATTCGAGCGAGCTTATATGAACGGCTATCAAGGTATTGAAACAGGGCTTCCGAATGATGCTGACAAGAATGAATTTATGGAGCTGCTGCAAGAGTTCAAGCTGTTATATATCCCTCAGATATTCACTTATGGAAATCATAAGGAGGTTTATCACGAGCAATTGGAAAGTGCATTGGAGTTTTCGCCGATCTTCGTAAACTCCCATACCGGTAAAGATTACTTTTCTGAGGAAGAACAAGATTCACTTTTTGAGTTCGCTTTGAGCATGGAAAAGAAGCTGGGCGTTGACGTGGCGCATGTAACCCATAGAGGACGCGCCATGTTCACTCCTCGTGCAACCGTGAAGCTGCTGAAAAAATTCCCGGAATTGAAAATCACGGCGGATTTCAGCCACTTTACCTGTGTCTGCGAATCATTGCTGCATGATCAAGAAGAGGATATGGCCTTTATGATTAGGCGTACCCAGCATACTCATGGAAGAGTGGGATATGTTAACGGTACTCAGGTTCCTCATCCGGCAGCACCTGAATATGGGGAGGAACTGGCAAGATTCGAAGGCTGGTGGGAACAGATTTGGGCGCATTGCAGCCAAGCAGGCAAGCCGTACTTCACGGTAACCCCTGAGTTCGGTCCGGTCAGCTACATGCCTCGCATTCCATTTACAGGAGAACCTGTGGCCGATTTGTTTGAGATCAATCACTGGATCGCGGACCGCTTTAGGCAGAAATACAGCTAG
- a CDS encoding phytanoyl-CoA dioxygenase family protein produces MGTFYVPKSRARDNRYLVSVKEYTNYHKEGYLIVRGLLSKDDIAELFELAEDSRLNRLKPDKTADADSTDPLKEEFAKATRIHMLSRVNVAAERGMLHPRILDVTEALIGPDVYALQSMLFLNPPGKGGQGWHQDSCYIKTHPDTLIGAWIALEEVDEENGCLWVVPGSNHEPVYPPDGIGGGNVHAVDAFEDLNSVQNVSHIDDNVNTLSKVVAGYPPPIPVILSPGDVLFFHSHLFHRSFPNRTSDRYRRSYVCHYCNARSWVPWDHDGFEGNSGNYRQILARGSTHLPYAEPVFGTEVFLSDEEAESNSVTMMGMDNGMMMPMGMTKDD; encoded by the coding sequence ATGGGTACATTTTATGTCCCGAAATCACGCGCAAGGGACAATCGTTATTTGGTTAGTGTGAAGGAGTATACGAACTATCACAAGGAAGGCTATCTGATTGTTAGAGGCTTGTTGTCAAAAGATGATATCGCCGAACTGTTTGAGCTGGCGGAGGATTCTAGGCTCAACCGTCTTAAGCCGGACAAGACGGCGGATGCTGACAGCACGGATCCACTCAAGGAAGAATTCGCGAAGGCGACACGGATTCATATGCTTTCCCGGGTGAATGTGGCGGCTGAGCGAGGTATGCTCCATCCACGTATTCTCGATGTGACTGAAGCACTGATCGGCCCCGACGTCTATGCTCTTCAGTCCATGCTCTTCCTGAACCCGCCCGGGAAGGGAGGACAGGGCTGGCACCAGGATTCCTGTTATATCAAGACGCACCCCGACACACTGATTGGAGCGTGGATTGCACTGGAGGAAGTGGATGAAGAGAATGGCTGCTTATGGGTCGTTCCGGGTTCGAACCACGAACCTGTGTATCCGCCTGATGGAATCGGTGGAGGGAACGTTCATGCAGTGGATGCGTTTGAGGATTTAAACAGCGTCCAGAACGTCAGCCATATAGACGATAATGTGAATACGCTTTCGAAGGTAGTCGCCGGCTATCCGCCGCCAATTCCTGTTATTTTGAGCCCGGGAGACGTGCTGTTTTTCCATTCACATCTGTTCCACCGCTCTTTTCCTAATCGAACTTCGGACCGTTACCGCCGATCTTATGTGTGTCATTACTGCAACGCCCGGTCATGGGTTCCTTGGGATCATGACGGATTCGAAGGAAACTCGGGTAATTACCGTCAAATTCTGGCGCGCGGAAGCACGCATCTGCCATATGCCGAGCCTGTATTCGGTACCGAGGTGTTTTTATCTGATGAGGAAGCAGAATCGAATAGCGTGACCATGATGGGAATGGACAATGGCATGATGATGCCGATGGGGATGACGAAGGACGATTAA
- a CDS encoding AraC family transcriptional regulator, translated as MTEQEWPVVHNVGDIIIQAGFILGPRTINDYELVYFPDGSGTVYEIGGQAFLLDEPCFIFTRPGEQHSYRFCSEKNVRHMFVHFDYAALREENERFEPLFSQGNRFLSNQHTLVAGMMQKMLWIANHQSSYWRRRLAVLVAASLEELSSHSGYTDEGSVLSLPVPIQRALEFMEEHLAEPITIEEIAARSGWSHEHFTRVFVVSLGMTPKRMLLERRLRRAEFLMMRGAGSVKQIAFSVGFGDEHHFSKMYKRIRGITASDYLKRCNDPLFRHTADLLDSRTPYPVNRYILVKP; from the coding sequence ATGACTGAGCAAGAATGGCCGGTAGTTCATAACGTCGGCGACATTATTATCCAGGCCGGTTTCATACTCGGCCCGAGAACCATTAACGATTACGAACTGGTTTACTTCCCCGACGGTTCTGGAACAGTCTATGAGATAGGCGGTCAAGCCTTTCTATTAGATGAGCCTTGTTTCATCTTCACTCGTCCAGGAGAACAGCATTCATATCGTTTCTGCTCGGAGAAAAATGTGCGGCATATGTTCGTCCACTTTGACTACGCAGCCCTTCGGGAAGAGAATGAAAGGTTCGAACCTCTTTTTAGCCAGGGCAATCGGTTTCTCTCCAACCAGCATACGCTTGTTGCTGGTATGATGCAGAAGATGCTTTGGATTGCGAATCACCAATCTTCTTATTGGCGGAGACGGCTGGCTGTGCTTGTTGCCGCTTCGCTTGAAGAATTGTCGTCTCATTCTGGATATACAGATGAAGGGAGCGTACTCTCCTTGCCAGTCCCGATTCAACGGGCACTGGAATTCATGGAGGAGCATCTGGCGGAGCCCATAACCATCGAAGAAATCGCGGCACGATCCGGATGGTCGCATGAGCATTTCACCCGCGTGTTCGTTGTGTCCCTGGGTATGACTCCGAAACGAATGCTGCTGGAAAGACGGCTGCGCCGCGCAGAGTTTTTGATGATGAGGGGAGCAGGTTCGGTCAAACAAATTGCCTTTTCGGTTGGCTTTGGGGATGAACACCATTTCTCCAAAATGTATAAACGGATTCGGGGGATTACGGCCTCTGATTATCTTAAACGCTGCAATGATCCATTATTTCGTCATACGGCCGACCTTTTGGATTCGCGCACGCCATACCCGGTTAATCGATATATCTTAGTCAAACCCTAG
- a CDS encoding serine hydrolase domain-containing protein, with protein MGHSNKGFTEKGLRKMHDVLARHVDSGKIPGLVALVSRNGETHVEAIGTMRHDGGAPMCRDTIFRMASTTKMVGAAPVMVLLDECKLHLDDPVDKWLPELANRQVLKRPDGPLDETVPARRPITVRDLLTSTFGLGVDMTLMGSPIQNAIFENGLFDTPGQEMPEPDEWMRRLGTLPLCYQPGERWQYHMSNEVLGVLVARVTGQTFETFLRERIFEPLGMKDTGFYVPESKIDRLPPAYVPDPQTGEFMVWDEAAGGRYSKPPAFQAGGGGLLSTVDDSHAYLQMLLNQGLHGTERILSRPAVQLMTTNRLTPEQQAFRDDLAKNNVHLSHGQGQHGGWGFGMAVRTYRGDYASIGQFGWDGGSGTSAYADPDKQLTGILLTQVGMSTPDSAHLIHDFWTMVYQAIED; from the coding sequence ATGGGACATAGCAACAAAGGATTCACTGAAAAAGGGTTGCGCAAAATGCACGACGTGCTGGCAAGGCATGTCGATTCCGGAAAGATTCCTGGGCTTGTCGCCCTAGTCAGCCGGAATGGTGAGACGCACGTCGAAGCGATTGGCACGATGCGCCATGACGGTGGCGCTCCTATGTGTCGGGACACGATCTTCCGGATGGCATCCACTACCAAGATGGTTGGGGCCGCGCCGGTGATGGTCCTGCTCGACGAGTGCAAGCTGCATCTGGATGACCCGGTAGATAAGTGGCTGCCCGAGCTCGCCAACCGGCAGGTGCTGAAGCGACCCGACGGCCCGCTGGACGAAACCGTGCCGGCACGGCGGCCGATCACCGTGCGGGATCTGTTGACCTCTACGTTCGGACTCGGAGTGGATATGACGTTAATGGGCTCCCCAATCCAAAACGCGATCTTCGAGAATGGTTTATTTGACACGCCAGGGCAGGAGATGCCGGAGCCGGATGAGTGGATGCGCCGCCTGGGTACGCTCCCGCTATGCTACCAGCCCGGAGAACGATGGCAGTACCACATGAGCAACGAAGTGCTCGGCGTACTCGTTGCGAGGGTTACCGGTCAGACATTCGAGACGTTCCTGCGCGAACGCATCTTTGAACCGCTGGGAATGAAAGATACCGGCTTCTACGTGCCCGAAAGCAAAATTGACCGGCTGCCTCCGGCCTACGTTCCCGATCCGCAGACCGGCGAGTTCATGGTATGGGATGAGGCGGCAGGCGGACGCTACAGTAAGCCGCCAGCGTTCCAAGCAGGCGGCGGTGGGTTGCTGTCAACCGTAGACGACTCTCATGCGTATTTACAGATGCTGCTAAACCAAGGGCTGCACGGGACCGAACGAATCCTGTCCCGGCCTGCTGTCCAGCTGATGACCACGAACCGCCTTACGCCCGAGCAGCAAGCATTCCGAGACGACTTGGCCAAAAACAATGTCCATTTGTCGCATGGCCAAGGGCAGCACGGCGGTTGGGGTTTCGGAATGGCGGTACGCACCTACCGCGGCGACTATGCTTCCATCGGCCAATTTGGCTGGGACGGCGGAAGCGGCACCTCGGCGTACGCCGACCCGGACAAACAGCTTACCGGAATCCTGCTCACTCAAGTCGGAATGTCCACCCCGGATTCGGCGCATCTTATCCACGACTTCTGGACTATGGTCTATCAGGCAATCGAAGACTGA